From the Brassica napus cultivar Da-Ae chromosome A8, Da-Ae, whole genome shotgun sequence genome, one window contains:
- the LOC106369792 gene encoding amino acid transporter AVT6B-like → MATKDEVQNDPLLQASESDGHEEFNGASFTGAVLNLATAIIGAGIMALPATMKVLGLVPGIVMILLMAFLTDKTIDFLLRFSGFGNARRSYGGLMEDSFGKTGRIVLQVAVLVTNVGVLIVYMIIVGDVLEGMLEGWFGESWWDKRTIVLLFTTLCVFAPLTSFKRIDTLRFTSALSLVLAFVFLVITAGIVITKFYRGGLMKPRLYPNVTDLSSVWKLFTVVPVLVNAYICHSNVHNIQNELEDSIQMKPVVRSALMMSSSVYVMTSLFGYLLFGESTLDDVLANFDTDLKIPFGPVLSDAVRLSYAAHLMLVFPVIFYPLRVNMDGLLFPTATPSLTTSNLRFASITAALIAVIFVGANFIPSIWDAFQLTGATTSVCIGFIFPAAVILKDRHNRATKMDKTIAIFVIVLAVFSSAVAIYSDAYALVKKNKPTCSM, encoded by the exons ATGGCGACTAAAGATGAAGTCCAGAACGACCCACTGTTGCAGGCATCAGAAAGTGACGGTCACGAAGAGTTCAACGGTGCTTCTTTCACCGGAGCGGTACTCAACCTCGCAACGGCGATCATCGGTGCTGGTATCATGGCTTTGCCCGCCACGATGAAGGTCCTCGGACTTGTTCCCGGAATCGTGATGATCCTTCTCATGGCTTTCTTGACCGACAAGACTATTGACTTCTTGCTTAGGTTTAGCGGATTCGGGAACGCTAGAAGATCGTACGGTGGTTTGATGGAAGATTCTTTCGGCAAAACCGGAAGGATTGTGTTGCAAGTTGCTGTTCTTGTTACCAACGTTGGGGTTTTGATCGTTTACATGATCATCGTTG GTGATGTTTTGGAGGGTATGCTTGAAGGATGGTTTGGAGAAAGCTGGTGGGACAAGAGAACTATTGTTCTTCTTTttacaactctttgtgtcttTGCTCCATTGACATCCTTCAAGCGCATTG ATACGTTGAGATTCACATCTGCCCTATCACTTGTACTAGCGTTTGTTTTTCTAGTCATCACTGCGGGAATAGTCATTACAAAGTTTTACAGAGGTGGATTGATGAAGCCAAGACTCTACCCAAACGTCACTGACTTGTCATCGGTCTGGAAACTCTTCACCGTTGTTCCTGTGCTTGTCAACGCATACATTTGTCATTCTAACG TCCACAATATACAGAACGAGCTTGAAGACTCCATTCAGATGAAACCTGTTGTGCGTTCAGCTCTTATGATGTCCTCCTCTGTTTACGTAATGACAAGCTTGTTCGGATACCTCTTGTTTGGTGAATCTACTCTTGATGATGTTCTTGCAAACTTTGATACCGATCTTAAAATCCCTTTCGGTCCGGTTCTCAGTGACGCAGTCAGACTCAGCTATGCAGCTCATCTCATGCTTGTGTTCCCTGTTATCTTCTATCCTTTGCGCGTTAACATGGACGGTCTCTTGTTCCCTACGGCTACTCCATCACTTACTACCTCTAATCTGAGGTTTGCCTCCATCACTGCCGCTCTCATTGCTGTAATCTTTGTGGGTGCAAACTTCATTCCAAGCATCTGGGATGCTTTCCAACTCACTGGAGCTACAACTTCTGTCTGCATCGGTTTCATATTCCCTGCTGCTGTCATCTTGAA GGATCGTCATAACCGAGCAACAAAGATGGACAAGACTATAGCCATTTTCGTGATTGTCCTTGCGGTTTTCTCCAGTGCAGTTGCCATTTACAGTGACGCTTACGCCTTAGTCAAGAAGAACAAACCCACATGTTCAATGTGA
- the LOC106369793 gene encoding mitogen-activated protein kinase kinase kinase 20-like has translation METKEEFVKLLGKGAYGFVNLVRYNNPDDNSSYLSAVKNSYQEDYNALQREFHVLLQLKGCPRIVTCLGDSLQQSFSRFGEKLHKLQLEFASEGSLHAFMNNYADRKLPEPLIRDFTRMVLEGLVSIHDHGYVHCDIKPDNILVFPSSTSRQDSYEVKICDFGNSLEIGEVPLCWEINFPWLGTAIYMSPESVRDGIAHVSLDLWSVGCLVLEMYTGVIPWEGLELDEIATRLLSGKSPEIPETLPCDAKDFIQTCFSRNPEERGSAHELLLHPFLPRPQVEEEDEKTTEEKTSNSFLSNLFKLRIRRRGSKKKLAKDDVAVSDMKPLKLRFWKTKTVKRTLTKVLGLKKSTDFFQFSVRSLRFSTYFIFMKV, from the coding sequence ATGGAAACGAAAGAAGAATTCGTCAAGTTACTCGGCAAAGGTGCTTATGGTTTTGTTAATCTCGTCCGCTACAATAATCCCGACGACAACTCGTCCTACCTCTCAGCCGTAAAGAACTCTTACCAAGAAGACTACAACGCTCTCCAACGAGAGTTCCACGTTCTTCTCCAACTCAAGGGATGTCCCAGGATCGTCACATGTCTCGGAGACTCTCTCCAACAAAGTTTCAGCAGATTCGGGGAGAAACTCCACAAACTACAACTCGAGTTTGCTTCCGAAGGTAGTCTCCACGCTTTCATGAACAATTACGCCGACAGAAAGTTGCCTGAACCGTTGATCAGGGATTTCACTCGGATGGTTCTCGAAGGTTTGGTCTCGATTCACGACCATGGCTACGTTCATTGCGACATCAAACCAGACAACATACTCGTCTTCCCTTCTTCCACTTCGAGACAAGATTCATACGAGGTCAAGATTTGTGATTTCGGCAACTCGTTAGAGATAGGGGAGGTTCCTCTGTGTTGGGAAATTAACTTCCCGTGGCTCGGGACTGCGATCTACATGTCGCCTGAGTCGGTCCGTGACGGCATCGCCCACGTGTCTCTAGACTTGTGGTCGGTGGGGTGTTTGGTTCTGGAGATGTACACGGGCGTGATTCCATGGGAAGGCCTTGAACTAGATGAGATCGCTACTCGTCTCCTCTCGGGTAAATCTCCAGAGATACCTGAGACGCTTCCTTGTGATGCAAAGGACTTTATCCAAACGTGTTTCTCGAGGAACCCTGAGGAGAGAGGAAGCGCGCATGAGTTGTTGCTTCATCCCTTCTTGCCTCGTCCACAAGTTGAAGAAGAGGATGAGAAGACAACAGAGGAGAAGACAAGTAACTCGTTTCTGTCGAACCTGTTCAAGTTgagaatcagaagaagaggTTCCAAGAAGAAACTAGCGAAGGATGATGTTGCTGTTTCAGACATGAAGCCTTTGAAGTTGAGGTTTTGGAAGACAAAGACCGTTAAGAGAACTCTGACCAAAGTCTTGGGGTTGAAGAAATCGACAGACTTCTTTCAGTTTAGTGTCCGTTCATTAAGGTTTAGTACGTACTTTATATTCATGAAGGTCTAG